A stretch of the Planktothricoides raciborskii GIHE-MW2 genome encodes the following:
- a CDS encoding ATP-binding protein — protein MDITEVLKLADELVFTQTGNHLDYLQEAILQGTLEGETYAKIAEETYASEGHVRDVGSDLWKLLSEGLGKEVSKANFRAVLEKANFYNYSSAAIGRVGRDYVTINNVHLCSEARRSPTHRPQPQPTQTQAHIDLANAPEIFNFYGRTEELATLDRAIVGDRCRLVALLGFGGMGKTTLALHLIEQIQNHFEYVIYRSLRFYSDLGAILANLLQIFSPDAEIPDRLETQISQLLTHLLQSRCLIILDDLQIPFHTGKLAGEDGSVYEEHRLFFKMIAEVTHQSCVVAIADEKPIAIATLEKQNYPVRSLVLGGLGDAAKAILQAQNLSDSETWDQLIHLYHGNPLWLELTATEIRELCAGRVAEFLTYQTLVVWEPLQAQLAQKFHRLTVAEKKAIAQLATATEPVTLLHLLQLTQFSPAEFFNVMQSLGRRFFVEIQEREGVTQFFLNPVLREYAKNRGWD, from the coding sequence ATGGACATCACGGAAGTGTTGAAACTGGCGGATGAGCTAGTTTTCACTCAGACGGGGAATCATTTGGACTATCTGCAAGAGGCGATTTTGCAAGGGACTTTGGAGGGTGAGACTTACGCGAAAATTGCGGAAGAGACTTATGCCAGCGAGGGTCATGTTAGAGATGTGGGTTCGGATCTCTGGAAACTGCTTTCGGAGGGGTTGGGAAAAGAGGTTAGCAAGGCGAATTTTAGAGCGGTATTAGAAAAAGCAAATTTTTATAATTATTCATCAGCAGCTATTGGTAGAGTTGGTAGAGATTATGTAACAATTAATAATGTTCATCTTTGTTCGGAAGCTCGCCGATCGCCTACCCATCGCCCTCAACCCCAACCAACTCAAACTCAAGCGCATATTGACTTAGCAAATGCGCCGGAAATCTTCAATTTTTACGGACGAACGGAGGAACTCGCGACCCTCGATCGCGCCATTGTTGGCGATCGCTGTCGTCTGGTGGCACTTCTCGGATTCGGTGGGATGGGCAAAACGACTCTAGCGTTGCATCTGATTGAACAAATTCAAAATCACTTCGAGTATGTCATCTATCGCAGTCTGCGCTTTTACTCGGATCTGGGTGCGATTCTCGCCAATCTGTTGCAGATATTTTCTCCTGATGCCGAGATTCCCGATCGCCTGGAAACGCAAATCTCCCAACTCCTCACCCATTTACTTCAGTCTCGCTGTTTGATTATTCTCGATGATTTGCAGATTCCCTTCCATACTGGCAAACTGGCAGGGGAAGATGGATCGGTTTACGAAGAGCATCGGCTATTTTTTAAGATGATCGCCGAAGTGACCCATCAGAGTTGTGTGGTGGCGATCGCAGACGAAAAACCTATCGCGATCGCCACCTTGGAAAAGCAAAACTATCCGGTGCGATCGCTGGTGTTGGGGGGTTTAGGTGACGCCGCAAAAGCAATATTACAAGCGCAAAATTTATCGGATTCAGAAACCTGGGATCAGTTAATCCATCTTTATCACGGTAATCCCCTTTGGTTAGAGTTAACCGCGACCGAAATCCGAGAATTATGTGCCGGTCGAGTGGCAGAGTTTTTAACATATCAAACCCTGGTTGTATGGGAACCTTTGCAGGCGCAATTAGCCCAAAAGTTTCATAGATTAACGGTAGCGGAAAAGAAGGCGATCGCCCAACTTGCCACTGCAACCGAACCCGTGACATTACTGCACCTGTTACAACTAACACAATTCTC